In one Brassica oleracea var. oleracea cultivar TO1000 chromosome C9, BOL, whole genome shotgun sequence genomic region, the following are encoded:
- the LOC106313377 gene encoding (DL)-glycerol-3-phosphatase 2 encodes MSTPATAGRGSITHVIFDMDGLLLDTEKFYTEVQEIILARFNKTFDWSLKAKMMGRKAIEAARIFVDESGISDSLSAEDFLVEREAMLQELFPTSELMPGASRLIKHLHAKNIPICIATGTHTRHFDLKTQRHKELFSLMHHIVRGDDPEVKQGKPAPDGFLAASRRFKDGPVDPQKVLVFEDAPSGVLAAKNARMNVVMVPDPRLDISHQDLADQIMTSLLDFKPEEWGLPPFEDSN; translated from the exons ATGTCGACTCCCGCAACCGCCGGAAGAGGATCGATCACTCACGTGATCTTCGACATGGACGGTCTTCTTCTCG ACACGGAGAAGTTTTACACGGAGGTACAGGAGATCATACTTGCTCGATTCAACAAAACTTTTGATTGGTCTCTCAAGGCCAAGATGATGGGAAGAAAAGCTATTGAAGCTGCCAGGATCTTTGTTGACGAAAGCGGGATCAGCGACTCTCTATCAGCTGAGGACTTTCTTGTCGAGAGAGAGGCCATGCTGCAAGAACTCTTCCCTACTAGTGAGCTTATGCCAG GGGCTAGCCGGCTCATCAAGCATCTCCATGCAAAGAACATTCCTATTTGTATTGCTACGGG AACTCACACACGTCACTTTGATCTAAAAACCCAAAGACACAAAGAGCTCTTCTCACTGATGCATCACATAGTTCGCGGAGATGATCCTGAGGTCAAGCAAGGAAAGCCTGCCCCTGACGGCTTTCTCGCTGCATCTAGGAGATTTAAG GATGGTCCTGTTGACCCACAAAAGGTTCTGGTATTTGAAGATGCTCCTTCCGGAGTTCTTGCTGCTAAAAACGCCAGAAT GAACGTGGTGATGGTACCGGATCCTAGACTAGATATATCTCACCAAGACCTTGCAGATCAAATCATGACTTCGCTACTCGATTTCAAACCAGAGGAATGGGGTTTGCCTCCATTCGAGGATTCAAACTAA
- the LOC106313229 gene encoding uncharacterized protein LOC106313229 isoform X1, producing the protein MSCLALALQPSNGSDILLQTREWFPPARALIALSFFRQTRQAFSPTKHPHPNPKQKQPPSSSSSSTSAADPDDATAAEFVGDDPLAASNGQVIVGVESKYRVVYRLVNSIYILGVTVADHDDNSINVFECIHIVNQAVSVIVTACRGVDVTPVKLGRKYAEVYMALDIVLRGVSNIRLAAMLGSMHGDGIAKMVHSALDTENKIRGGDSWASVESHAAEHLASVQAFSNARFELPLETVAAGDEMAASLAPVVQESEELKEEMEEPDSLDPFAASETVNKEKELVGGFKKTMDPSSKDLTLALAGLEVTTLPPAEATQSTHINVEGFEGEYGGIEFSNEQATIGETFESLSDAWGGGLDPSEFMGPKKIHKKEGLAGLELLHTSDPKAVEGKDGGNVDNLVKKPEMKGPEMYISEEIRTEFRESLLARVGLMGVFYLKTMPPKGSGEEKETEFSFRVEGTSPVKRFAMQSSRVSSLGNGLFHVRTAPSEEPIPILKYSLQPKLTPLPLRVRMVKRVSGTLLSLMIQYVSSPELPQPLKNVDFVLKLPVDPTLLKVSPKAILNRTDRELKWQVPEIPLTGSPGRLRARMPLDSENSEEEPEIICYVKFSVQGSSSLSGITLRAAAEGNTDFYEVDHRFETGVYMCN; encoded by the coding sequence ATGTCATGCTTAGCCCTAGCTCTACAACCATCAAACGGATCTGACATTTTACTCCAAACCAGAGAATGGTTCCCGCCGGCGAGAGCCCTAATCGCTCTCTCCTTCTTCCGCCAAACGCGTCAAGCATTCTCCCCCACCAAACACCCACACCCAAATCCCAAACAGAAACAACCTCCTTCCTCTTCCTCTTCCTCCACCTCCGCCGCAGACCCCGACGATGCCACCGCGGCGGAATTCGTAGGCGACGATCCCCTCGCCGCTTCAAACGGACAAGTGATCGTCGGCGTCGAGAGCAAGTACCGCGTCGTGTACCGACTAGTGAACTCCATCTACATCCTCGGCGTCACCGTCGCGGATCACGACGACAACTCCATCAACGTGTTCGAGTGCATCCACATCGTGAACCAGGCCGTTAGCGTCATCGTAACCGCCTGCCGCGGAGTCGACGTGACTCCGGTGAAGCTCGGGCGGAAGTACGCGGAGGTTTACATGGCGCTCGACATCGTCTTGCGCGGCGTCAGCAACATCCGTTTGGCCGCGATGCTTGGGTCAATGCACGGCGACGGGATCGCGAAGATGGTGCATTCGGCTTTGGACACGGAGAATAAGATCAGAGGAGGGGATAGCTGGGCGTCTGTGGAGTCTCACGCCGCGGAGCATTTGGCTTCTGTGCAGGCCTTCTCCAATGCGAGATTCGAGTTGCCGTTAGAGACTGTTGCTGCTGGGGACGAGATGGCTGCGAGTTTGGCCCCTGTGGTGCAAGAATCTGAGGAGTTGAAGGAAGAGATGGAGGAGCCTGACAGTTTGGATCCTTTCGCGGCGAGTGAGACGGTTAATAAGGAGAAAGAACTCGTTGGCGGGTTCAAGAAGACTATGGATCCTTCCTCTAAGGACTTGACCTTGGCTTTGGCGGGACTCGAGGTGACTACGTTGCCTCCAGCTGAAGCAACGCAGTCTACTCACATCAATGTGGAAGGATTCGAAGGGGAGTACGGTGGGATTGAGTTCAGCAACGAGCAGGCTACGATTGGTGAAACTTTTGAATCGCTTAGTGATGCTTGGGGAGGTGGGTTGGATCCTTCTGAGTTTATGGGACCGAAGAAGATTCATAAGAAGGAAGGACTCGCCGGGCTTGAGCTTTTGCACACAAGTGATCCCAAGGCAGTGGAGGGTAAAGATGGAGGTAATGTCGATAATCTTGTTAAGAAGCCTGAGATGAAAGGTCCTGAAATGTATATCTCTGAGGAAATTAGAACGGAGTTTAGGGAATCATTGCTTGCTAGAGTGGGACTAATGGGTGTGTTCTATCTGAAAACAATGCCACCTAAAGGCTCTGGTGAAGAGAAAGAAACCGAGTTCTCATTCCGTGTTGAAGGTACTAGTCCGGTTAAGAGATTCGCTATGCAGAGTTCTCGGGTTAGTAGCTTAGGGAACGGTTTGTTTCACGTGAGAACTGCTCCATCAGAAGAACCAATCCCTATCTTGAAGTATAGTTTGCAACCTAAGCTAACCCCGTTGCCTCTTAGAGTCCGAATGGTGAAACGAGTCAGTGGGACTTTACTTTCACTCATGATACAATACGTCTCAAGCCCGGAACTACCTCAGCCTCTGAAAAACGTCGATTTTGTTCTGAAACTCCCTGTTGATCCCACATTGCTTAAGGTTTCTCCTAAAGCTATACTAAACAGAACCGATCGAGAACTGAAATGGCAAGTCCCTGAGATTCCTCTCACTGGAAGTCCCGGGAGATTAAGAGCAAGGATGCCTCTCGATTCAGAGAACAGCGAGGAAGAACCAGAGATCATCTGCTACGTGAAATTCTCGGTTCAGGGAAGTAGCTCTTTGTCTGGTATCACTCTGCGTGCAGCTGCTGAGGGGAATACGGATTTCTATGAGGTAGATCACAGGTTCGAAACTGGAGTTTATATGTGCAATTGA
- the LOC106313229 gene encoding uncharacterized protein LOC106313229 isoform X2, with the protein MSCLALALQPSNGSDILLQTREWFPPARALIALSFFRQTRQAFSPTKHPHPNPKQKQPPSSSSSSTSAADPDDATAAEFVGDDPLAASNGQVIVGVESKYRVVYRLVNSIYILGVTVADHDDNSINVFECIHIVNQAVSVIVTACRGVDAEVYMALDIVLRGVSNIRLAAMLGSMHGDGIAKMVHSALDTENKIRGGDSWASVESHAAEHLASVQAFSNARFELPLETVAAGDEMAASLAPVVQESEELKEEMEEPDSLDPFAASETVNKEKELVGGFKKTMDPSSKDLTLALAGLEVTTLPPAEATQSTHINVEGFEGEYGGIEFSNEQATIGETFESLSDAWGGGLDPSEFMGPKKIHKKEGLAGLELLHTSDPKAVEGKDGGNVDNLVKKPEMKGPEMYISEEIRTEFRESLLARVGLMGVFYLKTMPPKGSGEEKETEFSFRVEGTSPVKRFAMQSSRVSSLGNGLFHVRTAPSEEPIPILKYSLQPKLTPLPLRVRMVKRVSGTLLSLMIQYVSSPELPQPLKNVDFVLKLPVDPTLLKVSPKAILNRTDRELKWQVPEIPLTGSPGRLRARMPLDSENSEEEPEIICYVKFSVQGSSSLSGITLRAAAEGNTDFYEVDHRFETGVYMCN; encoded by the exons ATGTCATGCTTAGCCCTAGCTCTACAACCATCAAACGGATCTGACATTTTACTCCAAACCAGAGAATGGTTCCCGCCGGCGAGAGCCCTAATCGCTCTCTCCTTCTTCCGCCAAACGCGTCAAGCATTCTCCCCCACCAAACACCCACACCCAAATCCCAAACAGAAACAACCTCCTTCCTCTTCCTCTTCCTCCACCTCCGCCGCAGACCCCGACGATGCCACCGCGGCGGAATTCGTAGGCGACGATCCCCTCGCCGCTTCAAACGGACAAGTGATCGTCGGCGTCGAGAGCAAGTACCGCGTCGTGTACCGACTAGTGAACTCCATCTACATCCTCGGCGTCACCGTCGCGGATCACGACGACAACTCCATCAACGTGTTCGAGTGCATCCACATCGTGAACCAGGCCGTTAGCGTCATCGTAACCGCCTGCCGCGGAGTCG ACGCGGAGGTTTACATGGCGCTCGACATCGTCTTGCGCGGCGTCAGCAACATCCGTTTGGCCGCGATGCTTGGGTCAATGCACGGCGACGGGATCGCGAAGATGGTGCATTCGGCTTTGGACACGGAGAATAAGATCAGAGGAGGGGATAGCTGGGCGTCTGTGGAGTCTCACGCCGCGGAGCATTTGGCTTCTGTGCAGGCCTTCTCCAATGCGAGATTCGAGTTGCCGTTAGAGACTGTTGCTGCTGGGGACGAGATGGCTGCGAGTTTGGCCCCTGTGGTGCAAGAATCTGAGGAGTTGAAGGAAGAGATGGAGGAGCCTGACAGTTTGGATCCTTTCGCGGCGAGTGAGACGGTTAATAAGGAGAAAGAACTCGTTGGCGGGTTCAAGAAGACTATGGATCCTTCCTCTAAGGACTTGACCTTGGCTTTGGCGGGACTCGAGGTGACTACGTTGCCTCCAGCTGAAGCAACGCAGTCTACTCACATCAATGTGGAAGGATTCGAAGGGGAGTACGGTGGGATTGAGTTCAGCAACGAGCAGGCTACGATTGGTGAAACTTTTGAATCGCTTAGTGATGCTTGGGGAGGTGGGTTGGATCCTTCTGAGTTTATGGGACCGAAGAAGATTCATAAGAAGGAAGGACTCGCCGGGCTTGAGCTTTTGCACACAAGTGATCCCAAGGCAGTGGAGGGTAAAGATGGAGGTAATGTCGATAATCTTGTTAAGAAGCCTGAGATGAAAGGTCCTGAAATGTATATCTCTGAGGAAATTAGAACGGAGTTTAGGGAATCATTGCTTGCTAGAGTGGGACTAATGGGTGTGTTCTATCTGAAAACAATGCCACCTAAAGGCTCTGGTGAAGAGAAAGAAACCGAGTTCTCATTCCGTGTTGAAGGTACTAGTCCGGTTAAGAGATTCGCTATGCAGAGTTCTCGGGTTAGTAGCTTAGGGAACGGTTTGTTTCACGTGAGAACTGCTCCATCAGAAGAACCAATCCCTATCTTGAAGTATAGTTTGCAACCTAAGCTAACCCCGTTGCCTCTTAGAGTCCGAATGGTGAAACGAGTCAGTGGGACTTTACTTTCACTCATGATACAATACGTCTCAAGCCCGGAACTACCTCAGCCTCTGAAAAACGTCGATTTTGTTCTGAAACTCCCTGTTGATCCCACATTGCTTAAGGTTTCTCCTAAAGCTATACTAAACAGAACCGATCGAGAACTGAAATGGCAAGTCCCTGAGATTCCTCTCACTGGAAGTCCCGGGAGATTAAGAGCAAGGATGCCTCTCGATTCAGAGAACAGCGAGGAAGAACCAGAGATCATCTGCTACGTGAAATTCTCGGTTCAGGGAAGTAGCTCTTTGTCTGGTATCACTCTGCGTGCAGCTGCTGAGGGGAATACGGATTTCTATGAGGTAGATCACAGGTTCGAAACTGGAGTTTATATGTGCAATTGA
- the LOC106313229 gene encoding uncharacterized protein LOC106313229 isoform X3: MSCLALALQPSNGSDILLQTREWFPPARALIALSFFRQTRQAFSPTKHPHPNPKQKQPPSSSSSSTSAADPDDATAAEFVGDDPLAASNGQVIVGVESKYRVVYRLVNSIYILGVTVADHDDNSINVFECIHIVNQAVSVIVTACRGVDAEVYMALDIVLRGVSNIRLAAMLGSMHGDGIAKMVHSALDTENKIRGGDSWASVESHAAEHLASVQAFSNARFELPLETVAAGDEMAASLAPVVQESEELKEEMEEPDSLDPFAASETVNKEKELVGGFKKTMDPSSKDLTLALAGLEVTTLPPAEATQSTHINVEGFEGEYGGIEFSNEQATIGETFESLSDAWGGGLDPSEFMGPKKIHKKEGLAGLELLHTSDPKAVEGKDGGNVDNLVKKPEMKGPEMYISEEIRTEFRESLLARVGLMGVFYLKTMPPKGSGEEKETEFSFRVEGTSPVKRFAMQSSRVSSLGNGLFHVRTAPSEEPIPILKYSLQPKLTPLPLRVRMVKRVSGTLLSLMIQYVSSPELPQPLKNVDFVLKLPVDPTLLKVSPKAILNRTDRELKWQVPEIPLTGSPGRLRARMPLDSENSEEEPEIICYVKFSVQGSSSLSGITLRAAAEGNTDFYEVDHRFETGVYMCN; encoded by the exons ATGTCATGCTTAGCCCTAGCTCTACAACCATCAAACGGATCTGACATTTTACTCCAAACCAGAGAATGGTTCCCGCCGGCGAGAGCCCTAATCGCTCTCTCCTTCTTCCGCCAAACGCGTCAAGCATTCTCCCCCACCAAACACCCACACCCAAATCCCAAACAGAAACAACCTCCTTCCTCTTCCTCTTCCTCCACCTCCGCCGCAGACCCCGACGATGCCACCGCGGCGGAATTCGTAGGCGACGATCCCCTCGCCGCTTCAAACGGACAAGTGATCGTCGGCGTCGAGAGCAAGTACCGCGTCGTGTACCGACTAGTGAACTCCATCTACATCCTCGGCGTCACCGTCGCGGATCACGACGACAACTCCATCAACGTGTTCGAGTGCATCCACATCGTGAACCAGGCCGTTAGCGTCATCGTAACCGCCTGCCGCGGAGTCGACG CGGAGGTTTACATGGCGCTCGACATCGTCTTGCGCGGCGTCAGCAACATCCGTTTGGCCGCGATGCTTGGGTCAATGCACGGCGACGGGATCGCGAAGATGGTGCATTCGGCTTTGGACACGGAGAATAAGATCAGAGGAGGGGATAGCTGGGCGTCTGTGGAGTCTCACGCCGCGGAGCATTTGGCTTCTGTGCAGGCCTTCTCCAATGCGAGATTCGAGTTGCCGTTAGAGACTGTTGCTGCTGGGGACGAGATGGCTGCGAGTTTGGCCCCTGTGGTGCAAGAATCTGAGGAGTTGAAGGAAGAGATGGAGGAGCCTGACAGTTTGGATCCTTTCGCGGCGAGTGAGACGGTTAATAAGGAGAAAGAACTCGTTGGCGGGTTCAAGAAGACTATGGATCCTTCCTCTAAGGACTTGACCTTGGCTTTGGCGGGACTCGAGGTGACTACGTTGCCTCCAGCTGAAGCAACGCAGTCTACTCACATCAATGTGGAAGGATTCGAAGGGGAGTACGGTGGGATTGAGTTCAGCAACGAGCAGGCTACGATTGGTGAAACTTTTGAATCGCTTAGTGATGCTTGGGGAGGTGGGTTGGATCCTTCTGAGTTTATGGGACCGAAGAAGATTCATAAGAAGGAAGGACTCGCCGGGCTTGAGCTTTTGCACACAAGTGATCCCAAGGCAGTGGAGGGTAAAGATGGAGGTAATGTCGATAATCTTGTTAAGAAGCCTGAGATGAAAGGTCCTGAAATGTATATCTCTGAGGAAATTAGAACGGAGTTTAGGGAATCATTGCTTGCTAGAGTGGGACTAATGGGTGTGTTCTATCTGAAAACAATGCCACCTAAAGGCTCTGGTGAAGAGAAAGAAACCGAGTTCTCATTCCGTGTTGAAGGTACTAGTCCGGTTAAGAGATTCGCTATGCAGAGTTCTCGGGTTAGTAGCTTAGGGAACGGTTTGTTTCACGTGAGAACTGCTCCATCAGAAGAACCAATCCCTATCTTGAAGTATAGTTTGCAACCTAAGCTAACCCCGTTGCCTCTTAGAGTCCGAATGGTGAAACGAGTCAGTGGGACTTTACTTTCACTCATGATACAATACGTCTCAAGCCCGGAACTACCTCAGCCTCTGAAAAACGTCGATTTTGTTCTGAAACTCCCTGTTGATCCCACATTGCTTAAGGTTTCTCCTAAAGCTATACTAAACAGAACCGATCGAGAACTGAAATGGCAAGTCCCTGAGATTCCTCTCACTGGAAGTCCCGGGAGATTAAGAGCAAGGATGCCTCTCGATTCAGAGAACAGCGAGGAAGAACCAGAGATCATCTGCTACGTGAAATTCTCGGTTCAGGGAAGTAGCTCTTTGTCTGGTATCACTCTGCGTGCAGCTGCTGAGGGGAATACGGATTTCTATGAGGTAGATCACAGGTTCGAAACTGGAGTTTATATGTGCAATTGA
- the LOC106315385 gene encoding probable mitochondrial chaperone BCS1-B, which produces MKEYWTSLASLLGVLAFCQSLMQSIFPPELRFAFLKFFNRIFHLFSSYCYFDITEIDGVNTNELYNAVQLYLSSSVSIAGNRLSLTRAVNSSSITFGLSNNDSIVDTFNNVTVLWEHVVTQRQTQTFAWRPLPEEKRGFTLCIKKRDKALILSSYLDYIMERANEIRRKNQDRLLYTNSRGGSLDSRGHPWESVPFKHPSTFETLAMDPVKKQQIMDDLKDFAEGQMFYQKTGRAWKRGYLLYGPPGTGKSSMIAAMANHLGYDIYDLELTEVHSNSELRKLLMKTSSKSIIVIEDIDCSINLTNRKKNSNATTQRSYYDMETRLGTGSGEESGNGGNTITLSGLLNFTDGLWSCCGSERIFVFTTNHIDKLDPALLRSGRMDMHIHMSYCDFPSLKILLKNYLGYEEEDVDDDVLKEMERVVEKAEMTPADVSEALIKNRRDKDRAVRELLEDVKSRGDGNVKDGNVKDGKLRGQSGNLTELEILEEEEKRAIDSQNEEEDSDEEEIEVEDNICKD; this is translated from the coding sequence ATGAAAGAGTATTGGACATCACTAGCATCACTCCTCGGCGTCTTAGCTTTCTGCCAAAGCCTAATGCAATCAATCTTCCCGCCGGAGCTCCGTTTCGCCTTCCTCAAATTCTTCAACCGAATCTTCCACCTCTTCTCCTCCTACTGCTACTTCGACATAACAGAGATCGACGGCGTCAACACCAACGAGCTTTACAACGCCGTCCAGCTCTACCTCAGCTCCTCCGTCTCCATCGCCGGCAACCGTCTAAGCCTCACCCGCGCCGTCAACTCCTCCTCCATCACGTTCGGCCTCTCCAACAACGACTCCATCGTCGACACCTTCAACAACGTCACCGTCCTCTGGGAACACGTCGTCACGCAGAGACAAACTCAGACGTTCGCTTGGAGACCGTTGCCCGAGGAGAAGCGCGGCTTCACTCTCTGCATCAAGAAGAGAGACAAAGCCTTGATCCTGAGCTCTTACCTCGACTACATCATGGAGAGAGCCAACGAGATCCGTCGGAAGAACCAGGACCGGTTGCTTTACACGAACTCGCGAGGCGGGTCGCTGGACTCGAGGGGGCATCCGTGGGAGTCTGTCCCTTTCAAGCACCCGAGCACGTTCGAGACTCTCGCGATGGATCCGGTCAAGAAGCAGCAGATCATGGATGATCTCAAGGACTTTGCGGAAGGGCAAATGTTTTATCAGAAAACGGGCCGGGCTTGGAAGAGAGGTTATTTGCTATATGGCCCTCCGGGTACTGGTAAGTCGAGTATGATCGCAGCGATGGCGAATCATCTCGGTTACGACATTTACGATCTTGAGCTCACTGAGGTTCATAGCAACTCCGAGTTGAGGAAACTGTTGATGAAGACGAGTTCTAAGTCGATAATTGTGATCGAAGACATAGACTGTTCGATTAATTTAACAAACAGGAAGAAGAACAGCAATGCGACCACGCAGCGGAGCTATTACGACATGGAGACACGACTAGGGACTGGTTCGGGGGAAGAGTCTGGTAACGGCGGGAACACGATAACGTTGTCGGGTTTGTTGAACTTTACTGATGGGCTTTGGTCTTGTTGTGGAAGCGAGAGGATCTTTGTGTTTACGACGAATCATATCGACAAGCTTGATCCTGCATTGCTTAGGAGTGGGAGGATGGATATGCATATACACATGAGTTACTGTGATTTCCCTTCGTTGAAGATTTTGTTGAAGAATTATTTGGGGTATGAGGAGGAAGATGTGGACGACGACGTCTTGAAGGAGATGGAGAGAGTTGTGGAGAAGGCGGAGATGACGCCTGCTGACGTGAGCGAGGCTTTGATCAAGAACAGGAGGGATAAGGATAGGGCGGTTAGGGAGCTGTTGGAGGATGTGAAGAGTAGAGGGGATGGGAATGTGAAAGATGGGAATGTGAAAGATGGGAAGTTGAGGGGTCAGAGTGGAAATTTGACTGAGTTAGAAATTTTGGAGGAGGAAGAGAAGAGGGCTATAGATAGTCAAAATGAAGAAGAGGATAGTGATGAAGAAGAAATTGAGGTTGAGGATAATATTTGTAAAGACTAG